In Gemmatimonadota bacterium, a single window of DNA contains:
- the dnaJ gene encoding molecular chaperone DnaJ, translating into MASAGTKDYYQTLGVGEKADDAEIKKAYRKLAKKYHPDANPNDAAAAERFKEVGEAYGVLADQEKRAQYDRMRRFGPLGGFAGGGARRPSHAGPGGEDIRFSMDDLGDLGGIGDLFGSIFDFGKRQRARPTGARERGRNVEYTVEVSFRLAAQGGKIAITVPITEQCGTCEGSGNAAGSKPRKCPECKGSGTVSFGKGGFAVNRPCPRCLGRGQIPTDPCTVCSGSGEVREQRKVAIKVAAGVDTGSKVRIPGQGERGQGGGRPGDLIVTFEVRPDPFFARDGLDVHCEIPINVAQAALGSKVRVKTVDGKRVTLRVPPGTQSGTKFRIAGQGIEKQDHRGDQYVRVRVTVPEELDEEGRKLMEQFAAANDLRY; encoded by the coding sequence ATGGCCTCGGCAGGCACCAAGGACTACTACCAGACCCTGGGCGTCGGCGAAAAAGCCGACGACGCGGAGATCAAGAAGGCTTACCGCAAGCTCGCGAAGAAGTACCACCCTGACGCGAATCCGAACGACGCGGCCGCCGCCGAGCGCTTCAAGGAAGTGGGCGAAGCCTACGGAGTACTCGCGGATCAGGAGAAGCGAGCGCAGTACGATCGCATGCGCAGATTCGGACCGCTGGGCGGCTTCGCCGGCGGCGGTGCGCGCAGACCGTCGCACGCCGGACCCGGCGGAGAAGACATCCGTTTCTCGATGGACGACCTGGGCGATCTGGGCGGCATCGGCGATCTGTTCGGGTCGATCTTCGATTTCGGCAAGCGGCAGCGTGCCCGCCCCACGGGAGCACGCGAGCGCGGGCGCAACGTGGAGTACACCGTGGAGGTGTCGTTCCGGCTCGCGGCGCAGGGCGGCAAGATAGCCATCACCGTTCCCATCACCGAGCAATGCGGCACGTGCGAGGGGTCGGGCAACGCCGCGGGCAGCAAGCCCAGGAAGTGTCCCGAGTGCAAGGGCTCGGGCACGGTGTCGTTCGGCAAGGGGGGTTTCGCGGTCAATCGACCGTGCCCCCGCTGTCTCGGCCGCGGACAGATCCCGACCGATCCGTGCACTGTGTGCTCGGGGTCCGGCGAGGTGCGCGAACAGCGCAAGGTGGCCATCAAGGTTGCGGCTGGGGTGGACACCGGCTCCAAGGTGCGCATTCCGGGGCAGGGCGAGCGGGGGCAGGGTGGAGGCCGGCCGGGTGACCTGATCGTCACCTTCGAGGTACGCCCCGATCCGTTCTTCGCGCGGGACGGATTGGACGTGCACTGCGAAATCCCGATCAACGTCGCGCAGGCCGCTCTCGGATCGAAGGTGCGCGTGAAGACCGTGGACGGTAAGCGTGTGACCCTGCGGGTGCCGCCAGGCACCCAGTCGGGGACCAAGTTCAGGATCGCGGGGCAGGGGATCGAGAAGCAGGACCACCGGGGCGATCAGTACGTGCGCGTCCGCGTCACGGTGCCCGAGGAGTTGGACGAGGAGGGCAGGAAGCTCATGGAGCAGTTCGCGGCGGCCAACGACCTTCGCTATTGA
- a CDS encoding nucleotide exchange factor GrpE: protein MKRDIPIDGAEMEAAAGSAEPSQDDGSADSESLDPDSTDVERGLGALHEEIETLNDQHLRLAAEFQNYRKRVNREREEMRARSQAELVGVLLDALDDLERVTTVDPEAASVDSLIEGVDMVERKLQRALEAAGAETIDAVGKRFDPETMEAIGTMPTDDPGQDDIVAMTFQRGYRMHGILVRAARVQVLKHPG, encoded by the coding sequence ATGAAGCGAGACATACCGATCGACGGCGCGGAGATGGAGGCCGCGGCGGGGAGCGCTGAGCCCAGCCAGGACGACGGCTCCGCGGACTCGGAGTCCCTGGATCCGGATTCCACGGATGTCGAGAGGGGACTCGGCGCGCTGCACGAGGAAATCGAGACGCTCAACGACCAGCACCTGCGACTCGCCGCCGAGTTCCAGAACTACCGCAAGCGCGTGAACCGCGAGCGCGAGGAGATGCGCGCGCGATCCCAGGCGGAACTCGTGGGCGTACTGCTGGACGCGCTGGATGACTTGGAGCGAGTCACCACCGTGGACCCGGAGGCGGCCTCCGTGGACTCGCTCATCGAGGGCGTGGACATGGTCGAGCGCAAGCTTCAGCGGGCCCTGGAAGCCGCCGGCGCGGAGACCATCGACGCCGTCGGCAAACGCTTCGATCCGGAGACGATGGAGGCCATCGGCACCATGCCCACGGACGACCCCGGCCAGGACGATATCGTCGCGATGACGTTCCAACGCGGCTATCGCATGCACGGGATCCTGGTGCGTGCGGCGCGCGTGCAGGTCCTGAAGCACCCCGGCTGA
- a CDS encoding alpha/beta fold hydrolase, with amino-acid sequence MIRLERGRGHFAAVDGTVLRYLSWTTPGARAALLVVHGLGEHAGRYDAFAVRAARRAYSTFALDLRGHGRSEGAPTHVGRFADYSADVMALRATLLGTLPDGLPLLLLGHSMGGLIGLRVLQEYPDAFPAAAITSPWLAEAASPPPWRDRLGRFLLRVTPRVAIPNGIRAVDLSHDPVVVRDYDIDPMVRRTITPGLYAAARRAQRAAIASPGRISAHLLLLLAGEDRVIDTATARAFGEAVGERGEVETFPGLFHEVLNEADSNPVYRRLFEWVEDRLPPPEAA; translated from the coding sequence GTGATACGGCTCGAGCGCGGCCGAGGGCACTTCGCCGCCGTCGACGGAACGGTGCTGCGCTACTTGAGTTGGACGACGCCCGGAGCTCGCGCCGCGCTTCTGGTCGTGCACGGTCTGGGCGAGCACGCGGGCCGCTACGATGCCTTCGCGGTGCGGGCGGCGCGCCGGGCCTATTCCACCTTCGCGCTGGACCTGAGGGGGCACGGACGGTCGGAAGGCGCGCCTACCCACGTGGGCCGCTTCGCCGACTACTCGGCCGACGTCATGGCGCTGCGGGCGACCCTGCTGGGCACCCTTCCTGACGGCCTTCCGCTCCTGCTGCTGGGTCACTCCATGGGTGGGCTGATCGGCCTGCGCGTGCTGCAGGAGTATCCCGACGCATTTCCCGCGGCGGCCATCACCTCGCCGTGGCTGGCCGAGGCCGCCTCTCCGCCCCCGTGGAGGGATCGACTCGGCCGATTCCTGCTGCGCGTGACGCCGCGCGTGGCGATCCCGAACGGGATCCGCGCGGTGGACCTGTCGCACGACCCCGTGGTGGTGCGCGACTACGACATCGACCCCATGGTTCGGAGGACGATAACGCCCGGGCTGTACGCCGCCGCGCGCAGGGCCCAGAGGGCCGCCATCGCGTCTCCCGGCCGGATCAGCGCCCACCTCCTCCTGCTGCTCGCGGGCGAGGATCGGGTGATCGACACCGCGACAGCGCGTGCCTTCGGAGAGGCGGTCGGGGAGCGGGGCGAGGTCGAGACCTTTCCGGGGCTGTTTCACGAGGTTTTGAACGAAGCGGATTCGAATCCCGTGTACCGGCGCCTGTTCGAATGGGTGGAAGACAGGCTGCCTCCGCCGGAGGCCGCGTGA
- a CDS encoding competence/damage-inducible protein A, which produces MGAPAVALVSIGDELLNGTSVNTNAAWLGRILASEGARVTRSVTVGDDPAGIVKAVQREAAESDAVICTGGLGPTEDDRTRNALARVVGRELRQDDSVVAWLRRRFESRGREMPASNLRQALFPEGAVVLANRLGSAPGFLAEGDDAVVVALPGPPAEMRAMSEEALLPLLRDRWAGRLAPVAHRVLRTTGVAESELADRLEEFGVQQGVALAYLPSTRGVDLHLRATDEPALEETAARVSAAVGENVYAEGGSDLVEVVAMALRERGWRLATAESCTGGLLAQRITAFAGSSDYFLGGLIAYSNEAKTALADVPAGVLEAHGAVSAEVAEALASGARARFGAEAGVGITGVAGPGGGTRDKPVGTVYVAARTPEADGVRVLRLVGDRAAIRERAAQAALDLLRRML; this is translated from the coding sequence ATGGGCGCGCCCGCGGTCGCCCTCGTCTCTATCGGCGACGAGCTGCTGAACGGCACCTCCGTCAATACGAACGCGGCTTGGCTGGGGCGGATCCTCGCGAGCGAGGGAGCCCGGGTCACCCGGTCCGTGACGGTCGGAGACGATCCCGCCGGCATAGTGAAGGCGGTGCAACGCGAAGCGGCGGAGTCGGACGCTGTCATCTGCACCGGCGGTCTCGGGCCTACCGAGGACGATCGGACACGGAACGCACTCGCGCGCGTAGTCGGCCGAGAGCTGCGCCAGGACGATTCGGTGGTGGCTTGGCTGCGGCGGCGCTTCGAGTCGCGCGGGCGGGAGATGCCCGCGTCCAATCTGCGCCAAGCACTTTTTCCGGAGGGCGCCGTCGTGCTGGCCAATCGGCTGGGGTCCGCGCCCGGATTCCTCGCTGAGGGGGACGATGCCGTGGTGGTGGCGCTGCCCGGACCGCCGGCGGAAATGCGCGCAATGAGTGAGGAGGCGTTGCTGCCGCTGCTGCGAGACCGTTGGGCGGGGCGGCTCGCTCCCGTCGCTCACCGCGTGCTACGGACCACGGGGGTGGCCGAATCCGAGTTGGCCGACAGGCTCGAGGAATTCGGCGTGCAGCAGGGCGTGGCGTTGGCCTACCTGCCGTCCACCCGAGGGGTGGACCTGCACCTGCGCGCCACCGACGAGCCGGCGCTGGAGGAGACCGCCGCGCGCGTGTCGGCCGCCGTCGGCGAGAACGTTTACGCGGAGGGCGGCAGCGACCTGGTCGAGGTGGTGGCAATGGCGCTGCGCGAGCGGGGCTGGCGGCTCGCAACCGCGGAGAGTTGCACGGGCGGGTTGCTGGCGCAGCGCATCACCGCGTTCGCCGGCTCTTCCGACTACTTCCTGGGCGGCCTCATAGCCTACTCGAACGAGGCCAAGACGGCCCTGGCCGATGTGCCTGCCGGGGTCCTCGAGGCGCACGGCGCTGTGAGCGCGGAGGTGGCCGAGGCGTTGGCGTCGGGCGCCCGGGCGCGTTTCGGAGCGGAAGCCGGTGTCGGCATCACGGGGGTGGCGGGACCGGGCGGGGGTACGCGCGACAAGCCGGTCGGCACCGTATACGTTGCCGCGCGGACTCCCGAGGCGGACGGCGTGCGAGTACTTCGCCTCGTGGGCGACCGCGCCGCGATCCGCGAGCGCGCGGCCCAGGCGGCCCTGGATCTTCTAAGGAGGATGTTGTGA
- the pgsA gene encoding CDP-diacylglycerol--glycerol-3-phosphate 3-phosphatidyltransferase yields the protein MPEINRSLLPNAITVARIFIAPVLFFLPLAAGFGPQLAAFVIFVIAALSDLWDGYLARKHGWVSDFGKLMDPLADKLLMVATLVPVYLVSNPVETFSQWPVWRSLPLWAVVVIFFREILITALRTAAARRGLILAAQKSGKYKAFSQNFFVGAALLWHALHTKAVAAGWTGPAWEGWRALHGVVLFVSLTVALGLTVLSLGVYLVSWRRALAEA from the coding sequence ATGCCCGAGATCAACCGGAGCCTGCTGCCGAACGCGATCACGGTCGCGCGCATCTTCATCGCGCCGGTGCTGTTCTTCCTTCCCCTGGCGGCCGGATTCGGGCCGCAACTGGCGGCGTTCGTGATATTCGTGATCGCCGCGCTGTCGGACCTGTGGGACGGCTATCTGGCGCGCAAGCACGGGTGGGTCAGCGACTTCGGGAAGCTGATGGACCCCCTCGCCGACAAGCTGCTAATGGTGGCGACCCTCGTGCCCGTCTATCTCGTGTCCAACCCGGTGGAGACCTTCAGCCAGTGGCCGGTGTGGCGCTCGCTGCCGCTGTGGGCGGTTGTGGTGATTTTCTTCCGGGAGATTCTGATCACCGCGCTGCGGACCGCGGCGGCCCGCCGAGGACTGATCCTGGCGGCGCAGAAGTCCGGCAAGTACAAGGCGTTTTCGCAGAACTTCTTCGTGGGCGCCGCGCTGCTCTGGCACGCTCTCCACACCAAGGCCGTGGCAGCCGGCTGGACCGGCCCCGCGTGGGAGGGTTGGCGCGCGCTGCACGGGGTGGTGCTCTTCGTGTCGTTGACGGTGGCGCTCGGCCTGACGGTGCTCTCTCTCGGCGTCTACCTGGTCAGCTGGAGGCGCGCCCTGGCGGAGGCCTGA
- a CDS encoding ADP-ribosylation factor-like protein: MSMINYASREINCKIVYYGPGLGGKTTNLEYVYSKVNPETRGKMISLATETERTLFFDFLPVDLGSVRGFKTRFHLYTVPGQVYYNASRRLILKGVDGIVYVGDSQVERMDANIASMQNLFENLADYGYDPHNLPVIIQYNKRDLPNIVSVEELRSQLNPYDWPDYEAVAVNGDGVFDTLKTVSKMVLQALG, from the coding sequence ATGTCGATGATCAACTATGCCAGCCGGGAGATCAACTGCAAGATCGTGTACTACGGTCCCGGGCTCGGCGGTAAGACGACCAACCTGGAGTACGTATACTCCAAGGTGAACCCGGAGACGCGCGGGAAGATGATCTCGCTCGCCACCGAGACGGAGCGGACGCTGTTCTTCGATTTCCTGCCGGTCGACCTGGGGTCGGTGCGGGGGTTCAAGACGCGCTTTCACCTGTATACGGTCCCGGGGCAGGTCTACTACAATGCCAGCCGCCGGCTGATCCTGAAGGGAGTGGACGGGATCGTCTACGTGGGCGACTCGCAGGTCGAGCGCATGGACGCCAACATCGCGTCCATGCAGAACCTGTTCGAGAACCTGGCCGACTATGGATACGATCCGCACAATCTCCCGGTCATAATCCAGTACAACAAGCGAGATCTCCCCAACATCGTGTCCGTGGAGGAGTTGCGGTCTCAGTTGAACCCGTACGACTGGCCTGACTACGAAGCGGTCGCGGTGAACGGCGACGGCGTGTTCGATACGCTGAAGACCGTCAGCAAGATGGTGCTGCAGGCGCTCGGGTAA
- a CDS encoding roadblock/LC7 domain-containing protein, with protein sequence MTTGDNWSFDSSDQDNVARVLGRFREEAGARGVFLVGRSGQLLQAEGRTGGIDGASFASLAAADFAAGRQLAELLGDEDFSALYHQGAPECMYLMDVGGEAILAALFDQGTTLGLVRMQTKRVVPELELIIETATEREADRPRGSFMEAGWADEAADEIDKLFSD encoded by the coding sequence ATGACCACCGGGGACAACTGGTCCTTCGATTCATCGGACCAGGACAACGTGGCGCGCGTGCTGGGGCGCTTTCGGGAGGAAGCAGGCGCGCGGGGCGTATTCCTGGTAGGCAGGTCCGGCCAGTTGTTGCAGGCCGAGGGCCGTACGGGCGGAATCGACGGCGCTTCGTTTGCCTCGCTCGCCGCGGCGGACTTCGCGGCGGGCCGTCAGTTGGCCGAGCTGCTGGGCGATGAGGACTTCTCCGCCCTCTATCATCAGGGCGCCCCGGAGTGCATGTACTTGATGGACGTGGGCGGTGAGGCCATTCTCGCCGCGCTGTTCGATCAGGGTACGACGCTCGGACTCGTGCGCATGCAGACCAAGCGCGTGGTACCGGAGTTGGAGCTGATCATCGAGACCGCGACGGAGAGAGAGGCCGATCGCCCGCGCGGTTCGTTCATGGAAGCCGGCTGGGCGGACGAAGCCGCGGACGAAATCGACAAGCTATTTTCCGACTAG
- the recR gene encoding recombination mediator RecR, producing MSAIEGLIRELAKLPGVGRKTALRLTYHLLKRQTEDIRELASALNEVADRVRPCSRCGNPSETDPCGLCGNPRRDDSVICVVEEASDIGAIEETGQYRGLYHVLGGSLSPLDGIGPDELNFGGLLGRLGNGARVSEVIVATDASVEGEATATYVQKLVAGRDVRVTRLARGLPVGGHLEYADGVTIAEAFAARREIT from the coding sequence GTGTCCGCAATCGAGGGACTGATCCGCGAGCTGGCGAAGTTGCCGGGCGTCGGGCGCAAGACGGCGCTGCGGCTGACCTATCACCTGCTCAAGCGTCAGACCGAGGACATACGTGAGCTTGCGTCGGCGCTGAACGAGGTGGCGGACCGCGTGCGGCCGTGCTCGCGCTGCGGCAACCCGAGCGAGACGGATCCATGCGGGCTGTGTGGTAATCCGAGGCGCGACGACTCGGTGATTTGCGTCGTGGAGGAGGCCTCCGACATCGGCGCGATCGAGGAGACCGGGCAGTATCGAGGGCTCTACCACGTGCTGGGGGGCAGCCTGTCGCCGTTGGACGGCATCGGTCCGGACGAGCTGAACTTCGGGGGCTTGCTCGGGCGACTGGGGAACGGCGCGCGGGTAAGCGAGGTGATCGTCGCCACGGACGCAAGCGTGGAGGGCGAGGCCACCGCGACATACGTTCAGAAGCTGGTGGCCGGCAGGGACGTGCGGGTCACGAGGCTGGCGCGAGGATTGCCCGTGGGGGGGCACCTGGAATACGCCGACGGCGTCACCATTGCGGAGGCATTCGCGGCGAGGCGGGAAATCACGTGA
- a CDS encoding YbaB/EbfC family nucleoid-associated protein, giving the protein MTNLQQLLQMGQQMQARMSQLQEELGNQTVTSTSGGGMVTAVADGKGRVREIRIDASVVTADDVEMLEDLVLAAVSEAQQRAHGLYEDEMKKMAGGFPLPFGNLPGL; this is encoded by the coding sequence ATGACAAACTTGCAGCAACTCCTCCAGATGGGTCAGCAGATGCAGGCCCGGATGTCGCAACTGCAGGAGGAGCTCGGCAATCAGACGGTTACTTCCACGAGCGGCGGCGGCATGGTAACGGCCGTCGCGGACGGGAAGGGCCGCGTACGCGAGATTCGCATCGATGCGTCGGTAGTGACTGCCGACGATGTGGAGATGCTGGAGGATCTGGTGCTGGCGGCGGTGTCCGAGGCGCAGCAGCGAGCCCACGGCCTCTACGAAGACGAAATGAAGAAGATGGCCGGAGGCTTCCCGCTTCCGTTCGGCAACCTGCCGGGCCTCTAG
- the dnaX gene encoding DNA polymerase III subunit gamma/tau: protein MSRTALARTYRPRRFSELAMQAHVAETLRAAITGGRVAHAYLFSGPRGVGKTTAARVLAMALNCPQRGGDGEPCGTCESCERIWSGRASLDVVEIDAASNRGVDDARDLRERAMYAPSAVDRYKVYIIDEAHMLTREAWNALLKILEEPPPRVVFVFATTEPQKIQQAAPPILSRCQRFDFRRMSVRAIVDRLNEVLEAEGASAPEEALIPLARRAEGGMRDALSLLDQVMALAGGSLTADEVARVLGLPSDALYLEAMDIVAERRHGDVFPFVRRLLDEGFDPSEFHRGFAEALRDALAIKLDGPESVDRRPEAVHDLAARAERFEPGDLLRMLALVSELDIDGRFRKSTNPRLLLESLMLRLTHLERTIDLETLLRAAGEGGLEALRSGWGAGQAPPAVRARPAPTPSGGSAGMAPTAPVTSPPPAPPPEAEAAPEAAAAAGGVEAAGGVDAARTALAAIARTGGGLPPGMVAFLRATTVLEAGPGLVRLDVPAGPLLDLLETDPMARRTLTGHFSERLGGEVRVEVGAEGQGGDTTPGERLTPEALKERQMKRLVAEEPALAKAVEELDLELLD from the coding sequence ATGAGTCGTACCGCTCTGGCGCGTACCTATCGTCCGCGCAGGTTCTCCGAGCTTGCCATGCAGGCCCACGTGGCCGAGACGCTGCGCGCCGCCATCACCGGTGGCCGGGTCGCTCACGCCTATCTCTTCAGCGGGCCTCGGGGGGTTGGCAAGACCACCGCGGCTCGGGTGCTCGCGATGGCGCTGAACTGCCCGCAACGCGGCGGCGACGGCGAACCGTGCGGAACCTGCGAGTCGTGCGAGCGAATCTGGTCGGGACGGGCCTCGCTCGACGTGGTGGAAATCGACGCCGCCTCAAACCGCGGGGTGGACGACGCCCGCGACCTGCGCGAGCGCGCCATGTATGCCCCTTCCGCTGTTGACCGGTACAAGGTCTACATCATCGACGAGGCGCACATGCTCACGCGCGAGGCGTGGAATGCGCTCCTGAAGATCCTGGAGGAGCCGCCGCCGCGCGTGGTGTTCGTTTTCGCCACGACGGAGCCGCAGAAGATCCAGCAAGCGGCGCCGCCCATCCTGTCGCGCTGTCAACGCTTCGACTTCCGGCGCATGAGCGTGCGGGCGATCGTCGACCGACTCAACGAGGTGCTGGAAGCCGAGGGCGCGTCGGCGCCCGAGGAGGCGCTCATTCCGCTCGCCCGGCGCGCCGAGGGCGGGATGAGGGACGCCCTCTCGCTGCTGGACCAGGTCATGGCGTTGGCGGGCGGCTCGCTCACCGCGGACGAGGTAGCGCGTGTGCTCGGGTTGCCTAGCGATGCCCTCTACCTCGAGGCAATGGACATAGTCGCCGAACGCAGGCACGGAGACGTGTTTCCGTTCGTGCGCCGCCTCCTTGATGAGGGCTTCGACCCGTCCGAGTTTCATCGCGGCTTCGCCGAAGCGCTCCGGGACGCGCTGGCGATCAAGTTGGACGGCCCGGAATCGGTGGACCGGCGTCCGGAAGCCGTCCACGATCTGGCGGCGCGCGCCGAGCGCTTCGAGCCCGGCGACCTGCTGCGCATGCTGGCGCTGGTCTCCGAGCTGGACATCGACGGGCGCTTCCGCAAGAGCACCAATCCGCGGCTGCTGCTGGAATCGCTGATGCTGCGGCTTACGCATCTCGAGCGAACGATCGACCTGGAGACGCTGCTGCGCGCGGCGGGGGAGGGCGGCCTCGAGGCGCTCCGGTCCGGTTGGGGCGCCGGGCAGGCGCCGCCGGCGGTCCGCGCGAGGCCCGCGCCGACCCCCTCCGGCGGCTCCGCCGGGATGGCGCCCACCGCGCCGGTTACGTCCCCGCCGCCGGCTCCTCCGCCGGAGGCCGAGGCCGCGCCGGAGGCGGCAGCCGCGGCCGGCGGGGTCGAGGCGGCCGGTGGGGTCGACGCGGCGCGGACCGCCCTCGCCGCCATCGCCCGCACGGGCGGCGGGCTTCCGCCGGGGATGGTCGCGTTCCTGCGCGCGACGACGGTGCTCGAGGCCGGGCCCGGCCTGGTGCGCCTGGATGTGCCCGCCGGCCCGCTCTTGGACCTGCTCGAGACCGACCCCATGGCGCGGCGCACGCTGACGGGCCATTTCTCCGAGCGGCTGGGCGGGGAGGTACGCGTGGAGGTCGGCGCGGAGGGCCAGGGAGGGGACACGACACCGGGCGAACGCCTGACTCCGGAGGCCCTGAAGGAAAGGCAGATGAAACGACTCGTTGCCGAGGAACCCGCCCTGGCCAAGGCGGTAGAAGAACTAGATTTGGAACTGCTCGACTAG
- a CDS encoding CoA-binding protein gives MTLDWRDNLIDSDADIAALLGDTRRIAVLGIKPESRGFKPAHYVPRYLQRAGFEVIPVPVYYPEVTEILGQAIYRLVADVPPPIDMVDVFRRPEHIRPHVDDLIAAAPASVWFQAGIRNDEAAEELARAGIRVVQDRCLMVEHRRAGVGPAP, from the coding sequence ATGACGCTCGATTGGCGGGATAATCTGATCGACAGCGACGCCGACATCGCGGCGCTGCTGGGCGATACGCGCAGGATAGCGGTCCTGGGGATCAAGCCTGAATCGCGGGGGTTCAAGCCCGCGCATTACGTGCCGCGCTATCTCCAGCGCGCCGGCTTCGAGGTGATTCCCGTGCCGGTGTACTACCCCGAGGTGACGGAGATTCTCGGACAGGCGATCTACCGGCTGGTGGCGGACGTTCCGCCGCCCATCGACATGGTCGACGTGTTTCGTCGGCCCGAGCACATCCGCCCCCACGTGGACGACCTGATAGCGGCGGCGCCCGCGTCGGTCTGGTTCCAGGCGGGCATCCGCAACGACGAAGCCGCCGAGGAATTGGCGCGCGCGGGCATCCGCGTGGTGCAGGACCGCTGCCTGATGGTGGAACACCGGCGCGCCGGTGTGGGGCCCGCACCATAG
- a CDS encoding YraN family protein, which yields MSRAHRLGAAGERLAARYLAARGYEILAHNLRDGRNEVDLVARTGRTVAFVEVKTRAGPEYGHPLEAITPTKQREIARVAAGWIRRFGRPGDAYRFDAVAIIWDGSGRPDVEHVPDAWRR from the coding sequence ATGTCTCGAGCGCACCGCCTCGGAGCGGCGGGAGAGAGGCTCGCCGCCCGGTACTTGGCCGCGCGTGGCTACGAAATTCTGGCGCACAACCTCCGGGATGGTCGCAACGAGGTGGACCTGGTCGCGCGCACCGGGCGCACGGTGGCCTTTGTGGAGGTGAAGACCCGCGCGGGACCGGAGTACGGTCACCCGCTGGAGGCCATCACGCCCACGAAGCAGCGCGAGATCGCGCGCGTGGCCGCCGGCTGGATTCGGCGTTTCGGTAGGCCGGGCGACGCCTACCGCTTCGACGCGGTGGCCATCATCTGGGACGGGAGCGGCCGTCCGGACGTGGAGCACGTACCGGACGCGTGGAGGAGATAA
- a CDS encoding dicarboxylate/amino acid:cation symporter produces the protein MGQLAILLGLVLGLALGILASATGSPTLLAAAEATEPLGDAFMRAIQMVVIPLVAVTVFVGVARIGDSRSLGRLGGLTVGFFWLTTLPAILIGMGVMRLALSFTASVAPPTPGAAIATETPGVVDFLVNLIPRNPFEAAASGDLLPIIVFTVLFAAASATLPAHKREALLSLGETLSDALIKLVHWVLWTAPVGVFGLAAPVAARTGIGMLQNLAVFILAVIVGLTVFVGLILLPVVRYLGGMRAGRFARGTLGSFAMGFGTTSSVASLPMMFEEAEALGLPQEQSTLILPLAASINRPGSALFQGASVVFLASVYGVTLGAGVVAAVVFATFLAAMTVAPVPSAAIVTMAPALSAAGVPLEALGIMLGVDRVPDMFRSGTNVVAHVASAATVDGLTRGKAGAEVVEEAAPFTSAE, from the coding sequence ATGGGTCAGCTGGCCATACTGCTGGGCCTGGTCCTCGGCCTGGCGCTGGGCATCCTCGCGTCCGCGACGGGATCGCCCACGCTGCTCGCCGCCGCCGAGGCGACCGAGCCGCTTGGCGATGCGTTCATGCGCGCCATCCAGATGGTCGTGATCCCGCTCGTCGCGGTGACGGTATTCGTGGGCGTCGCCAGGATCGGCGACTCGCGCTCGCTGGGTAGGCTCGGCGGGCTGACGGTGGGCTTCTTCTGGTTGACCACGCTGCCGGCGATCCTGATCGGCATGGGTGTGATGCGGTTGGCGCTTTCGTTCACCGCGTCCGTGGCGCCACCCACGCCCGGGGCGGCCATCGCGACCGAGACGCCCGGCGTCGTCGACTTTCTGGTCAACCTGATTCCGCGCAATCCTTTCGAGGCCGCGGCCTCGGGCGACCTGCTCCCCATAATCGTGTTCACCGTTCTCTTCGCGGCGGCTTCCGCCACCCTTCCCGCCCACAAGCGTGAGGCACTCCTGTCGCTGGGCGAAACGCTCAGCGACGCGCTCATCAAGCTCGTGCACTGGGTGCTGTGGACGGCCCCCGTCGGGGTCTTCGGCCTGGCGGCGCCGGTCGCCGCGCGGACCGGGATCGGGATGCTTCAGAACCTGGCTGTTTTCATACTCGCGGTCATCGTCGGGCTGACCGTGTTCGTTGGGCTGATTCTGCTTCCCGTAGTGCGCTACCTGGGCGGGATGCGGGCCGGTCGCTTCGCTCGGGGTACGCTGGGTTCGTTCGCGATGGGATTCGGCACCACGAGTTCGGTGGCCTCGCTGCCGATGATGTTCGAGGAGGCCGAGGCGCTCGGGCTCCCGCAGGAGCAGTCCACGCTCATCCTGCCGCTGGCGGCGTCCATCAATCGACCCGGAAGCGCGCTTTTCCAGGGCGCGTCGGTGGTATTCCTGGCCTCCGTGTACGGAGTGACGTTGGGCGCCGGCGTGGTAGCCGCGGTCGTCTTCGCCACGTTCCTCGCGGCCATGACCGTAGCCCCCGTGCCCAGCGCGGCCATCGTCACCATGGCGCCCGCGCTGAGCGCGGCCGGCGTCCCGCTCGAGGCGCTCGGCATAATGCTAGGCGTGGACCGGGTGCCGGACATGTTCCGCTCCGGCACAAACGTCGTCGCGCACGTGGCGTCGGCCGCCACGGTCGACGGCCTGACGCGCGGCAAGGCCGGCGCCGAGGTCGTCGAAGAAGCGGCCCCGTTCACATCCGCGGAGTAG